The following are from one region of the Ruficoccus sp. ZRK36 genome:
- a CDS encoding EutN/CcmL family microcompartment protein produces the protein MFLAKVIGHVVSTKKDPAMRGQRLLILRPQVASADSPDELRDGSSTVIAVDRLGAGVGEMVLFCSGSSARQAEGMKPLPVDAAVIGIVDTVDVLGQQVYKDKP, from the coding sequence ATGTTTCTCGCCAAAGTCATCGGCCACGTCGTCTCGACGAAAAAAGATCCCGCCATGCGCGGGCAGCGGCTGCTGATCCTGCGGCCTCAGGTCGCCAGCGCAGACAGCCCGGATGAGCTTCGCGATGGCTCCAGTACCGTGATCGCGGTGGACCGGCTCGGTGCCGGCGTCGGCGAGATGGTCCTGTTCTGCTCGGGCAGCTCAGCCCGGCAGGCCGAAGGCATGAAACCGCTCCCCGTGGACGCTGCCGTGATCGGCATCGTGGACACGGTCGACGTCCTCGGCCAGCAGGTCTACAAGGATAAGCCCTGA